In one Shinella zoogloeoides genomic region, the following are encoded:
- the rpe gene encoding ribulose-phosphate 3-epimerase: MTLPIRIAPSILAADYAKLGQEVRDVVAAGADWIHLDIMDGHFVPNISFGPDVIKALRPHTDAFFDCHLMIAPADPYLEAFAKAGCDSITVHAEAGPHLDRSLQAIKALGKRAGVSINPATSESVLEYLLDKIDLILVMTVNPGFGGQKFIPAMEEKIRRVRALVGDRPIDIQVDGGITVDTIALPAAAGANAFVAGSAIFGGGHVDAYRKTIDTLRSNAEGARA; encoded by the coding sequence ATGACCCTCCCCATCCGGATCGCGCCGTCCATTCTTGCGGCCGACTATGCGAAACTCGGCCAGGAAGTGCGCGACGTCGTCGCGGCCGGCGCGGACTGGATCCATCTCGACATCATGGACGGTCATTTCGTGCCGAACATCTCCTTCGGGCCAGACGTCATCAAGGCGCTACGCCCGCATACCGATGCCTTCTTCGACTGCCACCTGATGATCGCGCCGGCCGATCCCTATCTCGAAGCCTTTGCCAAGGCCGGCTGCGACAGCATCACCGTGCATGCCGAGGCAGGCCCGCATCTCGACCGTTCGCTGCAGGCCATCAAGGCGCTCGGCAAGCGCGCCGGCGTGTCGATCAATCCGGCAACCTCGGAAAGCGTGCTCGAATATCTCCTCGACAAGATCGACCTCATCCTCGTCATGACGGTAAACCCCGGCTTCGGCGGCCAGAAGTTCATTCCGGCGATGGAGGAGAAGATCCGCCGCGTGCGCGCCCTCGTCGGCGACCGGCCGATCGATATCCAGGTGGACGGCGGCATCACCGTCGATACGATCGCCCTCCCCGCTGCGGCCGGCGCCAACGCCTTCGTCGCGGGGTCGGCCATCTTCGGCGGCGGCCATGTTGACGCCTATCGCAAAACCATCGACACTCTGCGCAGCAATGCGGAGGGAGCGCGGGCGTGA
- a CDS encoding DUF2259 domain-containing protein, with translation MSILRRAAIALAASLLSTAGASAGDFSTFQSLGFSPDGKIYAFEEFGIQDGSGFPYSNVYFIDTQKDAYLAGTPIRVRIDSEEADIAKARADSRYKAKALIDQHKVLSNTGVLAAFNPMGEGNVDPRRIEYVPHAIEPVPGGSYALTLDEIALDLPDMCRDIAPDGGKGFRLKLVRRDGQATDKVLHEDTRVPESRNCPISYQISGAVAFHPSGADPVHVALVLVRSFGFEGADGRWIAVPFRP, from the coding sequence GTGAGCATCTTGCGAAGAGCGGCAATCGCCCTTGCGGCGTCCCTGCTATCAACGGCAGGCGCATCGGCGGGCGATTTCTCGACCTTCCAGTCCCTCGGATTCTCGCCCGACGGCAAGATCTACGCTTTCGAGGAATTCGGCATCCAGGACGGCTCGGGCTTCCCCTATTCCAACGTCTATTTCATCGACACGCAGAAGGACGCCTATCTCGCCGGCACACCGATCCGCGTGCGCATAGACAGCGAAGAGGCTGACATCGCCAAGGCGCGGGCGGATAGCCGCTACAAGGCGAAGGCGCTGATCGATCAGCACAAGGTGCTCTCCAATACCGGCGTGCTCGCCGCCTTCAACCCGATGGGCGAAGGGAACGTGGACCCCAGGCGCATCGAATATGTTCCGCATGCGATCGAGCCGGTGCCGGGCGGCAGCTACGCGCTGACGCTCGACGAAATCGCGCTGGACCTGCCGGACATGTGCCGGGACATCGCCCCGGACGGCGGCAAGGGTTTTCGCCTGAAGCTCGTCAGGCGCGACGGCCAAGCAACCGACAAGGTGCTGCACGAGGACACGCGCGTGCCGGAAAGCCGCAACTGCCCGATCTCCTATCAGATTTCGGGCGCCGTCGCCTTCCATCCGTCCGGCGCCGATCCTGTTCATGTCGCGCTCGTGCTGGTGCGTAGCTTCGGCTTCGAGGGTGCCGACGGTCGCTGGATCGCCGTGCCCTTCCGGCCTTGA
- the purB gene encoding adenylosuccinate lyase produces the protein MIPRYSRPDMVAIWSPETKFRIWFEIEAHACDALADLGVIPKSAAETIWEKGGKAEFDVARIDEIEAVTKHDVIAFLTHLAEFVGPDSRFVHQGMTSSDVLDTTFNIQLVRAADILLAGMDRVLAALKARAFEHKDTIRIGRSHGIHAEPTTMGLTLARFYAEMDRGRARLVAARAEIATGAISGAVGTFANIDPRVEEHVCAKLGLVPEPVSTQVIPRDRHAMFFATLGVIASSIENVAIEIRHMQRTEVLEAEEFFSPGQKGSSAMPHKRNPVLTENLTGLARLVRMAVTPAMENVALWHERDISHSSVERGIGPDTTITLDFALNRLAGVIEKLVIYPENMLKNMNKFRGLVHSQRVLLALTQAGVSREDAYRLVQRNAMKVWEQGKDFLEELLADGEVRAALSEEQIREKFDLGYHTKHVDTIFRRVFGTV, from the coding sequence ATGATCCCTCGCTATTCCCGACCGGACATGGTCGCGATCTGGTCGCCTGAAACGAAGTTCCGCATCTGGTTCGAGATCGAGGCGCATGCCTGCGACGCGCTGGCGGATCTCGGCGTCATCCCGAAATCGGCCGCCGAGACGATCTGGGAAAAGGGCGGCAAGGCCGAGTTCGACGTCGCCCGCATCGACGAGATCGAAGCCGTCACCAAGCACGACGTCATCGCCTTCCTGACGCATCTTGCCGAATTCGTCGGCCCGGACAGCCGCTTCGTGCACCAGGGCATGACCTCGTCGGACGTGCTCGACACGACCTTCAACATCCAGCTCGTGCGCGCCGCCGATATTCTCCTCGCCGGCATGGACCGCGTGCTGGCTGCGCTCAAGGCCCGCGCCTTCGAGCATAAGGACACCATCCGCATCGGCCGCAGCCACGGCATCCATGCCGAGCCGACGACGATGGGCCTGACGCTCGCCCGCTTCTACGCCGAGATGGACCGGGGCCGCGCCCGCCTCGTGGCCGCCCGCGCGGAAATCGCCACCGGTGCGATCTCCGGCGCCGTCGGCACCTTCGCCAATATCGACCCGCGCGTGGAAGAGCATGTCTGCGCCAAGCTCGGCCTCGTACCCGAGCCCGTCTCCACGCAGGTCATCCCGCGCGACCGCCATGCGATGTTCTTCGCGACCCTCGGCGTCATCGCCTCGTCCATCGAGAACGTCGCGATCGAAATCCGCCATATGCAGCGCACGGAAGTCCTGGAAGCGGAAGAGTTCTTCTCGCCCGGCCAGAAGGGCTCCTCCGCCATGCCGCACAAGCGCAACCCGGTGCTGACGGAGAACCTGACCGGCCTTGCCCGCCTCGTGCGCATGGCCGTCACGCCCGCCATGGAGAACGTGGCGCTCTGGCACGAGCGCGACATTTCCCATTCCAGCGTCGAGCGCGGCATCGGCCCGGACACGACGATCACCCTCGACTTCGCACTGAACCGCCTTGCCGGCGTCATCGAGAAGCTGGTGATCTATCCGGAGAACATGCTGAAGAATATGAACAAGTTCCGCGGACTTGTTCACTCGCAGCGCGTCCTGCTTGCTCTTACGCAAGCCGGCGTGTCGCGCGAGGATGCCTACCGCCTCGTGCAGCGCAATGCCATGAAGGTCTGGGAACAGGGCAAGGACTTCCTGGAAGAGCTGCTGGCGGACGGCGAAGTGCGCGCTGCCCTTTCCGAAGAGCAGATCCGCGAAAAGTTCGACCTCGGCTATCACACCAAGCACGTCGATACGATCTTCCGCCGCGTCTTCGGCACCGTCTGA